A single region of the Salvia miltiorrhiza cultivar Shanhuang (shh) chromosome 8, IMPLAD_Smil_shh, whole genome shotgun sequence genome encodes:
- the LOC130997985 gene encoding receptor-like protein kinase ANXUR2, which translates to MRFKLRNLLLIFSTVCIFLNPFHISGSPLLLTCGPNTGGTDADGRKWEPDGKYLVAGDDKSTAAKAGLQDPSLPSYVPYMSARIFQSESTYQFPLQNSSSRTLLRLHFYPSPYPNVDVSKSYFSVVAGSMLLLNNFSAYITAEALSQSYLVKEYYLTPPRSASLNVTFRPADNSFAFINGVEVIAAPEIFDNEPLLVGSYIDARTFTTVPVTASSMEMSYRLNVGGQFISPMNDSDGLMRTWYDDSVYIYGAGHGVALQADTRVGYKKMPPYTAPLDVYRTYRSMGAYADVNKVSNLTWIFEIDPGFMYLVRLHWCDSEMVKVNQRVFDVMINNMTAAHEVDLFGWTNAIATPVRKDYVVITENVTGNDDTHMWVSLVPTNQTRPEFMDVLLNGLEIFKMSDNVESTLAGPNPMISDLMRKYLEGHRMGLKDFEENDSTIIITFGAGGAAAVGVATAVICVVYRRKRKATAGGDSRTSWLPISWNSNTNTTKSSTAGKNQTLVAISTDAASNCRHFSLVEVTSATDNFDESNVIGVGGFGKVYKGVIDGGTKVAIKRSNPSSGQGVNEFVTEIEMLSRLRHRHLVSLIGFCEDNGEMILVYDYMGRGTLREHLYKGNETTLSWKQRLQICIGSARGLHYLHTGAKYTIIHRDVKTTNILLDDKWVAKVSDFGLSKTGPTMDKGHVSTAVKGSFGYLDPEYFSRQQLTDKSDVYSFGVVLFEVLCARPALSPNLPQDQVSLADWAARNVRNGTVENIIDPALKGTVSPDSLAKFVEMAAKCLADHGGHRPSMGDVLWSLEMVLQLQETYESSGAMEGPEEGRSVEYDRENDGEKNETTGYEENDHTFSLYVNQEGR; encoded by the coding sequence ATGAGATTCAAGCTTCGCAATCTTCTCCTAATTTTCTCAACGGTCTGTATATTCCTAAATCCATTCCATATCTCCGGCAGCCCGCTGCTCCTGACATGCGGGCCCAACACCGGGGGCACGGATGCCGACGGCCGCAAATGGGAGCCCGACGGCAAGTACCTGGTCGCCGGCGACGACAAATCCACCGCCGCTAAAGCCGGGTTGCAAGACCCTTCTCTACCGTCCTATGTGCCCTACATGTCCGCCCGGATTTTCCAATCGGAATCGACCTACCAATTTCCCCTCCAAAACTCGAGCTCCCGCACGCTCCTCCGCCTCCATTTCTACCCTTCACCCTACCCAAACGTCGACGTTTCGAAATCGTACTTCTCCGTCGTGGCCGGATCGATGCTCTTGCTCAACAATTTCAGCGCGTATATAACAGCAGAAGCCCTGTCGCAATCCTATCTGGTGAAGGAATACTACCTCACGCCGCCGCGATCCGCGTCTCTCAACGTCACTTTCCGGCCGGCTGACAACTCATTCGCCTTCATCAACGGCGTCGAGGTGATCGCCGCGCCGGAGATCTTCGACAACGAACCGCTGCTGGTCGGCTCCTACATCGACGCCCGAACGTTCACGACGGTTCCCGTCACCGCTTCAAGCATGGAGATGTCGTACAGGCTGAACGTCGGCGGCCAATTCATCTCTCCGATGAATGACTCCGACGGACTGATGCGGACGTGGTACGATGATAGTGTCTACATCTACGGTGCCGGCCACGGTGTGGCCTTGCAAGCCGACACCAGAGTCGGTTACAAGAAGATGCCACCGTATACGGCACCGTTGGACGTGTACCGGACTTATAGATCCATGGGGGCCTACGCGGACGTGAACAAAGTCTCGAATCTGACGTGGATATTCGAGATCGATCCTGGTTTTATGTATCTTGTTAGATTGCATTGGTGTGATTCGGAGATGGTGAAGGTGAATCAAAGAGTTTTCGACGTGATGATAAACAATATGACTGCGGCTCATGAGGTGGACTTATTTGGTTGGACTAATGCTATCGCCACGCCGGTTAGGAAGGATTATGTTGTGATCACAGAGAATGTGACAGGCAACGACGATACTCACATGTGGGTTTCCCTGGTTCCGACAAATCAAACGAGGCCTGAATTTATGGATGTTCTTTTAAATGGATTGGAAATATTCAAGATGAGTGACAACGTTGAATCCACTCTCGCCGGCCCTAATCCGATGATCTCGGATTTGATGAGGAAGTATTTGGAAGGCCACAGGATGGGGCTCAAGGATTTTGAAGAGAATGATTCCACAATCATCATTACTTTTGGCGCGGGCGGGGCCGCGGCGGTTGGTGTCGCGACCGCCGTCATTTGCGTTGTCTACCGTAGGAAGAGGAAGGCGACTGCCGGCGGGGATTCGAGGACTAGTTGGTTGCCGATTTCTTGGAACTCCAACACTAACACGACCAAATCCTCTACCGCAGGTAAAAATCAAACCCTGGTGGCCATATCAACAGACGCTGCCAGCAACTGCCGCCACTTCAGCTTAGTTGAGGTCACGAGTGCTACCGACAACTTCGACGAGTCCAACGTTATCGGAGTTGGTGGTTTCGGGAAGGTATATAAAGGTGTGATTGACGGCGGAACCAAGGTGGCGATCAAGAGATCGAACCCGTCTTCAGGGCAAGGAGTGAATGAGTTTGTAACTGAAATCGAGATGCTGTCGAGGCTAAGACATAGACATTTAGTCTCATTGATTGGGTTCTGTGAGGATAATGGAGAAATGATCTTAGTTTATGATTACATGGGGCGTGGAACATTGAGAGAGCATCTCTACAAGGGCAATGAAACAACCCTGTCGTGGAAGCAGAGGCTCCAAATTTGCATCGGGTCGGCCCGCGGGCTTCATTATCTCCACACGGGGGCAAAGTACACCATCATCCATCGAGACGTCAAGACCACGAATATCCTCCTTGACGACAAATGGGTCGCCAAGGTGTCCGATTTCGGGCTCTCGAAAACAGGCCCCACGATGGATAAAGGCCACGTCAGCACCGCGGTCAAAGGCAGCTTCGGCTATTTGGACCCTGAATACTTTAGCAGGCAACAATTGACCGACAAGTCTGACGTGTACTCGTTCGGAGTAGTATTATTCGAAGTCTTGTGCGCAAGGCCCGCCTTGAGCCCGAACTTGCCACAAGACCAAGTCAGCCTAGCTGATTGGGCGGCCCGAAATGTAAGAAATGGAACCGTGGAAAATATCATTGATCCCGCACTGAAAGGAACCGTCAGCCCTGATTCCCTAGCCAAATTCGTCGAGATGGCGGCAAAATGTTTGGCCGATCACGGCGGACATCGCCCCTCCATGGGCGACGTCCTATGGAGCTTAGAAATGGTGCTCCAGTTGCAAGAGACATATGAGAGCAGCGGAGCTATGGAGGGCCCAGAAGAAGGAAGGAGTGTTGAATATGATCGAGAAAATGATGGAGAGAAAAATGAGACTACAGGTTATGAGGAAAATGATCATACTTTTTCACTCTATGTAAACCAAGAAGGCCGTTGA
- the LOC130997987 gene encoding uncharacterized protein LOC130997987 — MIIDDTTLFHLDHPHLASPRCCASPRCAVYCCSSPRLAVDCCVSTRHRLLPPIVVINLVMQKNYEVLLVSQFTLYGVLKGNKPDFHVAMPPAAAKSFYASLVERFQKAYGADAVKDGLFGAMMTVNLVNDGPVTMQLESRES, encoded by the exons ATGATAATAGACGACACAACTCTGTTCCACCTAGACCACCCCCACCTCGCCTCGCCGCGCTGCTGCGCCTCTCCTCGCTGCGCCGTGTATTGCTGCtcctcgcctcgcctcgccgtCGATTGCTGCGTCTCGACTCGCCATCGATTGCTGCCACCCATTGTCGTAATAAATTTG GTTATGCAAAAAAATTATGAAGTTCTATTAG TAAGTCAGTTTACATTATATGGGGTATTAAAAGGAAACAAACCTGATTTTCATGTGGCGATGCCCCCCGCTGCAGCTAAATCATTCTATGCTTCTCTAGTTGAAAGATTTCAGAAAGCTTACGGTGCAGATGCAGTTAAAG ATGGCCTATTTGGAGCAATGATGACA GTTAACTTGGTGAATGATGGACCGGTGACAATGCAGCTCGAATCAAGGGAATCATAA
- the LOC130997986 gene encoding glycine-rich cell wall structural protein-like, which produces MGNNFRNGGVFAVILLLGLFVVQIADGRQLEKDQFGGGGLGGGGGSGGGFGGGSGGGLGGGSGGGFGGGSGGGQGGGFGGGKGGGFGGGSGGGAGGGFGGGSGGGGGFGGGSGGGGGLGGGSGGGFGGGSGGGGGFGGGSGGGGGLGGGSGGGFGGGSGGGGGLGGGSGGGFGGGSGGGGGFGGGH; this is translated from the coding sequence ATGGGGAATAATTTCAGAAATGGTGGGGTATTTGCTGTGATCTTGTTGTTGGGGTTGTTTGTTGTGCAGATTGCCGATGGCCGGCAGCTTGAGAAAGACCAATTTGGCGGTGGTGGGCTTGGCGGCGGCGGGGGGTCTGGCGGCGGATTTGGTGGTGGTTCTGGTGGAGGCCTAGGAGGTGGTTCCGGTGGTGGATTCGGGGGAGGTTCCGGTGGCGGCCAAGGAGGTGGATTTGGAGGTGGCAAGGGAGGAGGGTTTGGTGGAGGTTCCGGAGGTGGTGCAGGCGGAGGATTTGGGGGTGGCTCTGGAGGTGGGGGAGGGTTTGGAGGTGGGTCTGGAGGTGGGGGTGGCCTAGGTGGAGGCTCAGGAGGAGGGTTTGGAGGTGGGTCTGGAGGTGGGGGAGGGTTTGGAGGTGGGTCTGGAGGTGGGGGTGGTCTAGGTGGAGGCTCAGGAGGAGGGTTTGGCGGGGGATCTGGAGGTGGGGGTGGTCTAGGTGGAGGCTCCGGGGGAGGGTTTGGTGGTGGTTCCGGTGGCGGTGGAGGTTTTGGTGGCGGACATTAG
- the LOC131000380 gene encoding pentatricopeptide repeat-containing protein GUN1, chloroplastic: MASSTPPAHCTLTTTKPYQNHHLQHAHNRHRHNPTSSHHHQSWRPPQVSLNSQASHAAACPGPPPPAVARPSFPCLSDFSGRRSTRCVSKMHFGRPRSTTTRHSAAAEEALQLALSRGGEVSNIDNILVDFQPKLRASDDYTFLLRELGNRGDWVNAMRCFDFAISLEKRRNEKGKLASSMISTLGRLGKADLAKKVFDVAVNEGYGNTVYAYSALISAYAKSGYCDEAIGVFRSMKDSGLKPNLVTYNALIDACGKGGADYKRASEIFNDMLENGVIPDRITYNSLLAVCSGAGLWEVARSLFDEMVHRRIDQDIYTYNTLLDAACSGGHIDVAFEIMAKMAAKSIFPNEVTYSTMIRGCAKAGKMDRALNLFNEMKFAGIKLDRVSYNTLLAIYASLGRFDEAFAVGKEMESIGIKKDVVTYNALLDGFGKQGMYDKVKELFAEMKCENLYPNLLTYSALISVYCKGGLYKEATEAYTEFKRQGLKADVVFYSKLIDALCKKGLVESSALLLDEMMRDGIQPNVVTYNSIINAFGLSETVDCVEAQFESSNSLTYTDEKMVVKEDDRIIEVFKQLACGKSGNRKHDQRARKDFRCVLGVFRKMHEMEIKPNVVTFSAILNACSRCNSFEEASLLLEELRLFDNQVYGVAYGLLMGHNEHTWSQALSLFDEVKRMDSSTASAFYNALTDMLWHFGQKRGAQLVVLEGKRREVWENTWTQSCLDLHLMSSGAARAMVHAWLLNIRSTVFEGHELPKLLSILTGWGKHSKVVGDGALKRAIEALLVSIGAPFEVAKCNIGRFISTGAVVGAWLRESGTLKVLVLQDDRTLPRSSSTSTRFDHLLPSLQPLPL, encoded by the exons ATGGCCTCCTCAACTCCGCCAGCACACTGTACACTCACCACCACCAAACCCTACCAGAACCACCACCTCCAGCATGCCCACAACCGCCATCGCCACAACCCCACCTCCTCCCACCACCACCAGAGCTGGCGGCCCCCTCAGGTTTCTCTAAACAGCCAGGCCTCTCACGCCGCCGCCTGTCCGGGTCCTCCGCCGCCCGCCGTCGCGAGGCCCAGCTTTCCATGTCTCTCCGATTTCTCCGGCCGCCGCTCCACCAGGTGCGTGTCAAAGATGCATTTCGGCCGCCCTAGGTCAACCACCACCCGCCACTCCGCCGCCGCGGAGGAGGCCCTCCAGCTGGCCCTCAGCCGCGGCGGCGAGGTGAGTAATATTGATAATATTCTAGTTGATTTCCAACCGAAGCTACGCGCCTCCGATGATTATACATTTTTGTTGAGGGAATTGGGGAATAGAGGGGATTGGGTGAATGCAATGCGATGCTTTGACTTTGCGATTAGTcttgaaaaaagaagaaatgaaaAGGGGAAACTAGCTAGCTCTATGATTAGCACTCTTGGTAGATTAGGCAAAGCTGATTTGGCCAAGAAAGTGTTTGATGTTGCTGTGAATGAGGGCTATGGCAACACCGTTTATGCCTATTCCGCTCTCATTAGCGCCTATGCGAAGAGTGGGTATTGCGATGAGGCGATAGGGGTGTTTAGGAGCATGAAAGACTCAGGCTTGAAGCCGAATTTAGTGACTTACAATGCCTTGATAGATGCTTGTGGAAAAGGGGGGGCTGATTACAAGAGGGCTTCGGAGATATTCAATGATATGCTAGAAAACGGGGTTATCCCGGATAGGATTACCTACAATTCGCTTCTTGCAGTTTGTAGTGGTGCGGGGCTGTGGGAGGTCGCGAGGAGTTTGTTTGATGAGATGGTGCATAGACGGATTGATCAAGATATTTACACATATAATACATTATTGGATGCGGCGTGCAGTGGGGGGCACATTGATGTGGCTTTTGAGATAATGGCGAAAATGGCTGCAAAGAGTATATTCCCTAATGAGGTCACATATAGCACTATGATCCGTGGATGTGCCAAGGCGGGGAAAATGGACCGGGCGCTGAATTTGTTCAATGAGATGAAGTTTGCTGGTATTAAGCTGGACCGGGTGTCTTACAACACGTTGTTGGCTATTTATGCGAGTCTTGGCAGATTTGACGAGGCTTTTGCTGTTGGGAAGGAGATGGAGAGCATAGGGATTAAGAAGGATGTTGTCACGTACAATgccctgttggatggatttggGAAGCAGGGGATGTATGATAAGGTTAAGGAGCTGTTTGCAGAGATGAAATGTGAGAATCTGTATCCTAACTTGCTAACATACTCGGCTTTGATAAGTGTTTATTGTAAAGGGGGTTTGTACAAAGAGGCAACAGAGGCTTACACAGAATTCAAACGACAAGGCCTCAAGGCGGATGTTGTTTTCTACAGCAAACTGATTGATGCCTTGTGCAAGAAGGGGCTGGTGGAATCGTCTGCATTGTTGCTTGATGAGATGATGAGGGATGGGATCCAACCTAATGTTGTCACCTACAATTCGATCATTAATGCCTTTGGTCTGTCCGAAACTGTTGATTGTGTAGAAGCTCAGTTTGAATCCTCCAATTCGCTAACTTATACTGATGAGAAGATGGTTGTTAAGGAAGATGACCGAATCATTGAAGTTTTTAAGCAATTGGCTTGTGGTAAATCGGGAAACCGGAAGCATGATCAGAGGGCAAGAAAGGACTTTcggtgtgttttaggtgtttttcgCAAGATGCATGAGATGGAAATAAAGCCAAATGTTGTTACTTTCTCAGCAATCCTTAATGCTTGCAG CCGGTGTAACTCATTTGAGGAAGCTTCGTTGCTGCTGGAGGAACTGCGCCTTTTTGACAATCAAGTTTATGGAGTGGCTTATGGACTCCTAATGGGTCATAATGAGCACACTTGGTCGCAAGCTTTATCACTCTTTGATGAGGTGAAGCGGATGGATTCCTCAACGGCTTCTGCTTTTTACAATGCTTTGACCGACATGCTGTGGCACTTTGGCCAG AAACGTGGCGCTCAGCTCGTCGTGCTTGAAGGGAAACGTCGAGAGGTTTGGGAGAACACCTGGACGCAGTCCTGCCTCGATCTGCATCTCATGTCGTCAGGCGCTGCACGAGCAATGGTCCATGCCTGGTTGCTCAACATACGCTCGACTGTGTTCGAAGGCCATGAGCTGCCCAAGCTGCTAAG CATACTAACTGGATGGGGCAAGCACAGCAAGGTGGTGGGAGACGGGGCGCTCAAGCGCGCGATTGAGGCGCTGCTGGTGAGCATAGGGGCGCCGTTTGAGGTGGCCAAGTGCAACATCGGGAGGTTCATATCAACGGGGGCGGTGGTGGGGGCGTGGCTGAGGGAGTCCGGCACGCTCAAGGTGCTGGTCCTTCAAGACGACAGAACTCTCCCACGCAGCAGCTCTACTTCTACGAGGTTTGATCATCTTCTTCCTAGCTTGCAACCTTTGCCATTGTAG